From the genome of Gemmatimonadota bacterium, one region includes:
- a CDS encoding fibronectin type III domain-containing protein, producing the protein MSGFSRSMATGLLLSTLALAACSSDDDPAAPVILPPLGVTTAPTSVSSIRVTFNSVAGDNSYEIERAEGAAGSFAPATTVAAPATAGTVTYDDTNLKVSTLYRYRITAVRGTSRSQPSSEASATTFAFGGNQTIDVTTDITTNTTWKAENTYVLKGFIHVANGATLTIEPGTTVKGDFNTLGASLFILRGAKINAVGRADAPIVFTSSRAAGQRQPGDWGGLVIVGNATINRSGVEIEIEGTNTASGTTSGTNYKVVYSGGTTDTDNSGEMRYVRVEFAGFAPSINNELNSFTFAAVGSGTKLSFLQSLAGLDDAFEFFGGTVDATNLVSYESGDDHFDMSEGYRGRLQHIIALQTTQLAPRTSAGSASTDPQGIENDGCNGAGCTNGFNTAPFTIPVVANFTLVGTGDIASSASAGGVGMMLRRGTGGYYVNGVVSRWARAAFSVRDGDTYVRAGSTAIPNLATADFALRNILLTENAAAFQTGGSATQNTFDVTGNALEAATGATSALFTALPASGATPTTATLDWTPPSASPAATGGLTTFAGKLATAAGTVVTGTAYRGAANPAGTKWWQGWTTYARN; encoded by the coding sequence ATGTCAGGATTCTCCCGGTCGATGGCCACCGGCCTGCTTCTCTCGACGCTCGCCCTCGCCGCGTGCAGCAGCGACGATGATCCGGCGGCGCCGGTGATCCTTCCGCCGTTAGGCGTCACCACCGCCCCCACCAGCGTCTCCAGCATCCGCGTGACGTTCAACAGCGTCGCCGGCGACAACAGCTACGAGATCGAGCGCGCCGAGGGCGCCGCAGGCTCCTTCGCCCCCGCCACCACGGTCGCCGCGCCCGCCACGGCCGGCACCGTCACGTACGACGACACGAACCTCAAGGTCAGCACGCTCTACCGCTATCGGATCACCGCGGTCCGCGGCACGAGCCGGTCGCAGCCGTCGTCCGAAGCGTCGGCGACCACCTTCGCCTTCGGTGGCAACCAGACCATCGACGTCACGACCGACATCACGACGAACACGACGTGGAAGGCCGAGAACACCTACGTGCTCAAGGGCTTCATCCACGTGGCCAACGGCGCCACGCTCACCATCGAGCCTGGGACGACGGTCAAGGGGGACTTCAACACCCTCGGCGCCTCGCTCTTCATCCTGCGCGGCGCGAAGATCAACGCCGTCGGACGCGCCGACGCGCCGATCGTCTTCACCTCCTCACGCGCGGCCGGACAGCGCCAGCCGGGCGACTGGGGCGGACTCGTCATCGTCGGCAATGCGACGATCAATCGCTCGGGCGTCGAGATCGAGATCGAAGGGACCAACACCGCGTCCGGCACCACCTCGGGCACCAACTACAAGGTGGTGTACAGCGGCGGCACGACGGACACGGACAACAGCGGTGAGATGCGCTACGTGCGCGTCGAGTTCGCCGGCTTCGCGCCGAGCATCAACAACGAGCTCAACTCGTTCACCTTCGCCGCCGTCGGCTCGGGCACCAAGCTCTCCTTCCTGCAGTCCCTGGCCGGTCTCGACGACGCGTTCGAGTTCTTCGGTGGCACGGTCGACGCGACCAACCTCGTCTCGTACGAGTCGGGCGACGACCACTTCGACATGTCCGAGGGCTATCGCGGACGCCTGCAGCACATCATCGCGCTGCAGACCACGCAGCTGGCACCGCGCACCTCAGCCGGCTCGGCGTCGACCGATCCGCAGGGGATCGAGAACGACGGCTGCAACGGGGCCGGTTGCACCAACGGCTTCAACACCGCGCCGTTCACCATTCCCGTGGTCGCCAACTTCACCCTGGTCGGCACCGGTGACATCGCCTCCTCCGCCTCGGCGGGTGGCGTCGGCATGATGCTCCGCCGCGGGACGGGCGGGTACTACGTCAATGGCGTCGTCTCGCGCTGGGCGCGCGCCGCCTTCTCGGTGCGTGACGGCGACACGTACGTTCGCGCCGGCAGCACCGCGATCCCCAACCTCGCCACCGCCGACTTCGCGCTGCGCAACATCCTGCTCACGGAGAACGCGGCCGCCTTCCAGACCGGAGGGAGCGCGACCCAGAACACCTTCGACGTGACTGGCAATGCCCTCGAGGCGGCGACTGGCGCCACGTCGGCGCTGTTCACTGCCCTCCCCGCCTCCGGCGCGACGCCGACCACGGCGACGCTCGACTGGACGCCGCCCTCCGCCAGCCCGGCGGCCACCGGTGGCCTGACGACCTTCGCCGGGAAGCTGGCGACCGCCGCCGGCACCGTCGTGACCGGGACCGCGTACCGCGGTGCCGCGAACCCTGCCGGCACCAAGTGGTGGCAGGGGTGGACCACCTACGCTCGCAACTAA
- the pstA gene encoding phosphate ABC transporter permease PstA — MSGPATVQPSRVTGVQVAAAQRTARSLGRRRVVNTIMLGVMYVAALVAVLPLIFILWHLAREGASSLSLDFFTKMPKPVGEEGGGMANAIVGTLVLLGIASAIGLPIGIGAGLYLAEQRGTRLANTVRFLSDVLNGLPSIVMGIFAWQFLVRPLGHFSAAAGGIALGAMMIPLVTRTTEEMIRLVPVSLREAALALGYTRWRTSLAIVLRTALPGIVTGALVAVARIAGETAPLLFTAFGNQFWSLSLDEPTSALPLQIFSYAISPYDDWHRLAWAGSMVLIGLVLVISLISRFVTRSRFGGGGD, encoded by the coding sequence ATGAGCGGCCCGGCCACCGTCCAGCCGTCGCGCGTGACGGGCGTGCAGGTCGCGGCCGCGCAGCGCACCGCCCGCTCGTTAGGGCGGCGCCGCGTCGTCAACACGATCATGCTCGGCGTCATGTACGTCGCCGCGCTGGTCGCCGTCCTCCCGCTCATCTTCATCCTCTGGCACCTGGCCCGAGAGGGGGCGTCCTCGCTCTCGCTCGACTTCTTCACGAAGATGCCCAAGCCGGTGGGTGAGGAAGGCGGTGGCATGGCCAACGCGATCGTGGGGACGCTCGTCCTGCTCGGCATCGCCTCGGCGATCGGACTCCCGATCGGCATCGGCGCGGGGCTCTACCTCGCCGAGCAGCGCGGCACGCGCCTCGCCAACACCGTGCGCTTCCTCTCGGACGTGCTCAACGGCCTCCCGTCGATCGTGATGGGGATCTTCGCCTGGCAGTTCCTCGTTCGCCCCCTCGGGCACTTCTCGGCGGCCGCCGGCGGCATCGCGTTAGGCGCCATGATGATCCCGCTGGTGACGCGCACCACCGAGGAGATGATCCGCCTCGTCCCGGTCTCGCTGCGCGAGGCGGCGCTGGCCCTCGGCTACACGCGGTGGCGCACCTCGCTGGCCATCGTCCTGCGCACCGCGCTGCCGGGGATCGTGACCGGTGCGCTTGTCGCGGTCGCCCGCATCGCCGGCGAAACGGCGCCGCTGCTCTTCACCGCCTTCGGCAACCAGTTCTGGTCGCTCTCGCTCGATGAGCCGACCTCCGCCCTCCCGCTGCAGATCTTCTCGTACGCCATCTCGCCGTACGACGACTGGCATCGCCTGGCCTGGGCCGGCTCGATGGTCCTGATCGGGCTCGTGCTCGTGATCTCGCTCATCTCGCGCTTCGTCACCCGTTCACGATTCGGAGGGGGCGGTGACTGA
- a CDS encoding HAMP domain-containing protein, which translates to MRLSRQLLAGSLLVIGVLVLLVVIALDWRLGVRLRDDTAIELQREARLIAASWHPTLDADSLADAAGEALGHRVTLIDSTGVVLGDSEFDQPALARLENHKGRPEVIAAMRTGEGSSVRPSPSAGDEELYSALRAPFGVARVSISTATQRGIVRRVQGDVLSAALLATAAALLLAVVFARSITRPILELRDDAQAIAAGDLTRRPSLVAPGEVGELASAFHRLAEQLSARVQALEADDALLRALTEALNEGVIALDGRQQVLHMNAGARRLLGVKDPIPFPSDLLPRDRVLRDALTAALTGVSTDALETQLNERAVTLTARPLDGGGAVLALLDVTPIRRLEKVRRDFVANVSHELRTPLTVVSGFAETLQDETLPPPERARFSATILANTHRMQRIVDDLLDLSRIESGGWRPNPADVDLRAVVQEIFGGARTTADRKKIALVSALPTDIPTVHADPTALRQVLANLVDNALRHTTAGSVTIAAAREDGGVRLSVRDTGSGISAEHLPRIFERFYRVDAARSRHEGGTGLGLAIVKHMVEAHGGRVTADSTAGLGTTVSAYFPDLTAFPRGDTPASVATIPPLPPG; encoded by the coding sequence GTGAGGCTCTCCCGACAGCTCCTTGCAGGTTCGCTCCTCGTCATAGGCGTGCTGGTGCTGCTGGTCGTGATCGCTCTCGACTGGCGGCTCGGCGTTCGCCTGCGTGACGACACCGCCATCGAGCTGCAGCGCGAAGCGCGACTCATCGCCGCCTCCTGGCACCCCACGCTCGATGCCGATTCGCTGGCCGACGCCGCGGGCGAGGCCCTCGGGCACCGCGTCACCCTGATCGACTCCACCGGCGTGGTCCTCGGCGACTCCGAGTTCGACCAGCCGGCGTTGGCTCGCCTCGAGAACCACAAGGGCCGCCCCGAAGTCATCGCCGCCATGCGCACGGGGGAGGGATCGTCGGTCCGCCCCTCACCATCGGCCGGCGATGAGGAGCTGTACTCGGCCCTGCGCGCCCCCTTTGGCGTTGCCCGCGTCTCCATTTCCACCGCCACGCAGCGCGGCATCGTACGGCGTGTGCAGGGCGACGTGCTCTCCGCGGCGCTGCTCGCGACCGCCGCGGCCTTGCTCCTGGCGGTCGTCTTCGCCCGCTCGATCACGCGCCCCATCCTCGAACTGCGCGACGATGCGCAGGCCATTGCCGCCGGCGACCTGACGCGCCGCCCGTCGCTCGTGGCCCCGGGCGAGGTCGGCGAACTGGCCTCTGCCTTCCACCGCCTCGCCGAGCAGCTCTCCGCACGCGTGCAGGCGCTCGAGGCCGATGATGCCCTCCTGCGCGCCCTCACCGAGGCGCTCAACGAAGGGGTGATCGCCCTCGACGGCCGACAGCAGGTCCTGCACATGAACGCTGGCGCGCGGCGCCTGCTGGGTGTGAAGGACCCGATCCCCTTCCCCTCCGACCTCCTGCCACGCGACCGCGTGCTGCGCGACGCCCTCACCGCGGCGCTGACCGGCGTCTCGACCGACGCGCTCGAGACGCAGCTCAACGAACGCGCCGTCACGCTCACGGCCCGCCCCCTCGACGGCGGTGGAGCGGTGCTCGCACTCCTCGATGTCACCCCCATCCGGCGACTGGAGAAGGTCCGGCGCGACTTCGTCGCCAACGTCTCGCACGAACTGCGCACGCCGCTCACGGTCGTGAGCGGCTTCGCCGAGACGCTGCAGGACGAAACGCTCCCACCGCCCGAACGCGCGCGATTCAGTGCGACGATCCTGGCCAACACCCACCGCATGCAGCGCATCGTCGACGACCTGCTCGACCTGTCGCGCATCGAGTCGGGCGGATGGCGCCCCAACCCCGCCGACGTCGACCTGCGGGCGGTGGTGCAGGAGATCTTCGGGGGGGCGCGAACGACCGCCGATCGCAAGAAGATCGCCCTCGTCTCGGCGCTCCCCACCGACATTCCGACCGTGCATGCCGATCCGACGGCGCTGCGGCAGGTGCTGGCCAACCTCGTGGACAACGCGCTCCGCCACACCACCGCGGGGAGCGTGACGATCGCCGCCGCCCGCGAAGACGGCGGCGTGCGGCTCTCGGTGCGCGACACCGGGTCGGGAATCAGTGCCGAGCACCTCCCGCGCATCTTCGAACGCTTTTACCGCGTCGATGCCGCCCGCTCACGCCACGAAGGGGGGACCGGGCTCGGCCTCGCCATCGTGAAGCACATGGTCGAGGCGCACGGCGGGCGCGTGACCGCCGACAGCACGGCGGGCCTGGGGACGACGGTGAGCGCGTACTTCCCCGACCTGACGGCGTTTCCGAGGGGCGATACGCCGGCCTCGGTCGCCACCATCCCCCCGCTCCCTCCCGGCTGA
- the pstS gene encoding phosphate ABC transporter substrate-binding protein PstS, with amino-acid sequence MSLLDLSGDHTVYARALSALAIVTIAACGGGETKSSDSAAAPAQSSSSVDLNGAGATFPYPIYSKWFSDYATTKGIKINYQSIGSGGGIKQLSEQTVDFGATDGPMSEEEMANAKGGKVLHFPTVLGADVVTYNLPEVKEALRLTGELVADIFLGKVTKWNDPRIAAENAGVALPAKDILVVHRSDGSGTTYIFTDYLTTVSKAWAAGPGKGKSVQWPVGLGGKGNEGVAGAVKQTPGTIGYVELAYANQNKLPTAHIKNAMGEYVQPTIASITAAGEGASAALGADSDYRVSIVNAPGAGAYPIASFTWLLVYEKQADAAKGQKLVDFMKWMYADGQQSASALDYAPLPAALATQLAARLSSIQIGSTP; translated from the coding sequence CTGTCACTTCTCGACTTATCTGGAGATCACACCGTGTACGCTCGCGCCCTTTCCGCGCTCGCCATTGTAACAATCGCTGCCTGCGGCGGCGGAGAAACGAAGTCCAGCGACTCGGCGGCTGCTCCCGCCCAGTCCTCCTCGTCGGTCGACCTCAACGGGGCAGGCGCCACCTTCCCCTATCCGATCTACTCCAAGTGGTTCTCGGATTACGCGACCACGAAGGGGATCAAGATCAACTATCAGTCGATCGGCTCGGGCGGCGGGATCAAGCAGCTCTCCGAGCAGACCGTCGACTTCGGGGCCACCGACGGCCCGATGTCCGAGGAAGAGATGGCCAATGCCAAGGGCGGCAAGGTCCTCCACTTCCCGACGGTGCTCGGTGCCGATGTCGTGACCTACAACCTCCCCGAGGTGAAGGAGGCGCTCCGCCTAACGGGCGAGCTGGTCGCCGACATCTTCCTGGGCAAGGTGACCAAGTGGAATGACCCGCGCATCGCCGCGGAGAACGCCGGCGTCGCGCTCCCGGCCAAGGACATCCTCGTCGTGCATCGCTCCGACGGCAGCGGCACCACCTACATCTTCACCGACTACCTCACCACGGTGAGCAAGGCGTGGGCGGCCGGCCCGGGCAAGGGGAAGTCGGTGCAGTGGCCGGTGGGACTCGGCGGCAAGGGGAATGAAGGGGTCGCCGGGGCGGTCAAGCAGACGCCGGGGACGATCGGTTACGTCGAGCTGGCGTACGCCAACCAGAACAAGCTCCCCACGGCCCACATCAAGAATGCCATGGGCGAGTACGTGCAGCCGACGATCGCCAGCATCACGGCCGCGGGCGAAGGGGCCTCCGCCGCGCTCGGTGCCGACTCCGACTACCGCGTTTCGATCGTCAACGCCCCGGGCGCCGGCGCCTACCCGATCGCCTCGTTCACCTGGCTCCTCGTCTACGAGAAGCAGGCCGACGCCGCCAAGGGTCAGAAGCTGGTCGACTTCATGAAGTGGATGTACGCCGACGGGCAGCAGAGCGCCTCGGCGCTCGACTACGCCCCGCTTCCCGCGGCCCTCGCCACGCAGCTGGCGGCGCGCCTCTCCTCCATCCAGATCGGCTCCACGCCGTGA
- the pstC gene encoding phosphate ABC transporter permease subunit PstC, with protein sequence MGGAPSGAPPATVPGAIAGSSPGDRVYRVITTAFAWAVPLLLALITLEVVLAAWPAFRTFGFDFLTSSEWDEVRGNFGAAPMIYGTVVSSVLALILATPLALGVAIFLSEFAPSWLRQPVAFLVDLLAAIPSVVYGLWGIFVLLPVLREKVMPFLATTLGLGNTPFFSGPAYGPSMLAASVILAIMVLPYISAVSREVLMAVPRSQREAAMALGATKWEMIRDAVVPYARSGIVGGIILGLGRALGETMAVTMLIGNRHEISSSLFAPGYTLASVIANEFAEATTALHTSTLMACGAVLLAVTLVVNVIARWLVWQVSKEGR encoded by the coding sequence ATGGGCGGAGCTCCGTCAGGAGCACCGCCTGCCACGGTGCCGGGGGCGATCGCCGGCTCCTCCCCCGGCGATCGTGTCTACCGCGTCATCACGACCGCCTTCGCGTGGGCGGTCCCGCTCCTCCTCGCGCTCATCACGCTCGAGGTGGTGCTGGCGGCCTGGCCCGCATTCCGCACCTTCGGCTTCGACTTCCTGACCTCGAGCGAGTGGGACGAGGTGCGCGGGAACTTCGGCGCCGCCCCCATGATCTACGGGACGGTCGTCTCCTCCGTGCTCGCCCTGATCCTCGCCACGCCGCTGGCGCTGGGCGTGGCGATCTTCCTTTCCGAGTTTGCGCCGAGCTGGCTGCGGCAACCGGTCGCCTTCCTGGTCGACCTGCTCGCCGCGATCCCCAGCGTCGTCTACGGGCTCTGGGGGATCTTCGTCCTCCTCCCCGTGCTGCGCGAGAAGGTCATGCCCTTCCTCGCCACCACGCTCGGCCTCGGCAACACGCCGTTCTTCAGCGGACCGGCCTATGGACCGTCGATGCTCGCCGCCTCGGTCATCCTGGCGATCATGGTCCTTCCGTACATCTCCGCGGTCTCGCGCGAGGTGCTCATGGCCGTGCCGCGCTCGCAGCGCGAAGCGGCGATGGCGCTCGGCGCCACCAAGTGGGAGATGATCCGGGACGCCGTGGTCCCGTATGCCCGTTCGGGGATCGTCGGCGGGATCATCCTCGGCCTCGGGCGCGCGTTAGGCGAGACGATGGCGGTCACGATGCTCATCGGCAACCGCCACGAGATCTCGTCGTCGCTCTTCGCCCCCGGTTACACGCTGGCCTCGGTCATCGCCAACGAGTTCGCCGAGGCGACGACGGCGCTGCACACCTCGACGCTGATGGCCTGCGGCGCCGTCCTCCTGGCGGTGACGCTCGTCGTCAACGTGATCGCCCGCTGGCTGGTCTGGCAGGTATCGAAGGAGGGACGATGA
- a CDS encoding carboxypeptidase regulatory-like domain-containing protein produces the protein MTRLLRDSLLRVRASALALAGAFLFASSASAQQPTGRVVGRVIDAASGQGLSDVGVQVVGTTLGTMSGVDGRYTLTGVPAGTVTIQYRRIGFAPKTVTGIILEAGKTLEQNVTLATAAITLAAQTVTANAERGSVSDALDAQRTATGVVNAITSEQISKSPDSDAAQAVQRVSGVTVQNGKYVFVRGLGERYTTTQLNGTRVPSPEPERRVVPLDMFPSNLLESITTSKTFTPDQQGDFSGAQVEIKTREFPARRQVTYSLTTGMNSGSTGQSLLRSRNGGGETFADGRRAAQPAVRLQRPEQLPGRQPHLRRQELPRWAVPQRLDPG, from the coding sequence ATGACCCGTTTGCTCCGTGACTCCCTGCTCCGCGTGCGCGCTTCGGCCCTCGCGCTGGCGGGGGCATTCCTCTTCGCCTCCAGCGCGTCGGCGCAGCAGCCCACCGGGCGCGTCGTCGGCCGCGTGATCGACGCCGCCAGCGGCCAGGGACTCTCCGACGTCGGCGTGCAGGTGGTTGGCACGACGTTAGGCACGATGTCCGGGGTCGATGGTCGCTACACCCTCACCGGCGTCCCCGCCGGCACGGTGACGATCCAGTATCGCCGCATCGGCTTCGCGCCCAAGACCGTGACGGGGATCATCCTCGAAGCCGGCAAGACGCTGGAGCAGAACGTGACGCTGGCCACCGCCGCGATCACGCTTGCGGCGCAGACGGTGACGGCGAACGCCGAGCGCGGCTCGGTCTCCGACGCGCTCGACGCGCAGCGCACTGCCACTGGTGTCGTGAACGCGATCACGTCGGAGCAGATCAGCAAGAGCCCCGACTCGGATGCGGCCCAAGCGGTGCAGCGCGTGAGCGGCGTCACCGTGCAGAACGGCAAGTACGTCTTCGTCCGCGGACTCGGCGAGCGCTACACCACCACGCAGCTCAACGGGACGCGGGTGCCGAGCCCCGAACCGGAACGCCGCGTGGTGCCGCTCGACATGTTCCCGTCCAACCTGCTCGAGTCGATCACGACGTCCAAGACGTTCACCCCCGATCAGCAGGGCGACTTCTCCGGGGCGCAGGTCGAGATCAAGACGCGCGAGTTTCCCGCGCGTCGCCAGGTCACCTACAGCCTCACAACCGGGATGAACAGCGGGTCGACGGGGCAGTCGCTCCTGCGCTCGCGCAACGGCGGCGGCGAGACCTTCGCCGATGGCCGGCGTGCAGCGCAACCTGCCGTACGTCTTCAGCGTCCTGAACAACTTCCAGGGCGTCAACCTCACCTCCGCCGACAAGAGCTTCCTCGTTGGGCAGTTCCGCAACGCCTGGACCCCGGGTGA
- the udk gene encoding uridine kinase, with protein sequence MKPLIIGIAGGTGSGKSTVARRVAEQLSNASVAFIDMDAYYRNYAHLPIEERRQINWDHPDAFDIELMVEHLQQLGAGSGIEKPIYDFVTHTRSPATKRIPPADVIVVDGILLFVDERLRDLCDVKVFVDADADIRLARRIKRDMVKRGRPLEDILEQYLTTVRPMHLQFVEPSKRYADVIVPRGGHNAIAIEMIIAKIQRRFDNARG encoded by the coding sequence GTGAAGCCGCTCATCATTGGCATCGCGGGGGGGACGGGTTCGGGAAAATCGACGGTCGCGCGACGGGTGGCAGAGCAGTTGTCCAACGCCTCGGTCGCCTTCATCGACATGGACGCGTACTACCGCAACTACGCGCACCTGCCGATCGAGGAACGGCGCCAGATTAACTGGGACCATCCCGACGCGTTCGACATCGAGCTGATGGTCGAACACCTGCAGCAGCTCGGCGCGGGCAGTGGGATCGAGAAGCCGATCTACGACTTCGTCACCCACACCCGGAGCCCGGCGACCAAACGCATCCCACCGGCCGATGTGATCGTGGTGGACGGGATCCTGTTGTTCGTGGACGAACGACTACGGGACCTGTGCGACGTGAAGGTGTTTGTCGACGCCGATGCCGACATCCGGCTCGCGCGCCGCATCAAGCGAGACATGGTCAAGCGGGGTCGCCCGCTGGAGGACATTCTGGAGCAGTACCTGACGACGGTGCGACCGATGCACCTGCAGTTCGTGGAGCCCAGCAAGCGCTACGCGGACGTGATCGTCCCGCGCGGTGGCCACAACGCCATCGCCATCGAAATGATCATCGCCAAGATCCAGCGGCGATTCGACAACGCCCGCGGATGA
- a CDS encoding TonB-dependent receptor produces MGRAGELQHADRRAHAPDVQQHLQPHSGQRRTPRARDVRERGDPGADRSHAVRRALDPLQPARRRTPAGRNARGLGAHVVRRHARRARSLRVHFRHRAGHAERSGKAALAQHRQRRRRPHLLQARRIVARGTRERAAQLHLDGSPALREGRGTVRATERDANTRAYAIAAPLASTAIRELPAEQLFAQPFSGNRSGIFEIFPLSQGGAYSASDRLAAGYLMSEVALSERIRLITGARYEQDALDVDAQSTLGAPVAARRDWKDVLPSAALNIKLSEYQNLRISASQTLARPEYRELVPIKSRDVLNGDDLEGNPNLQRTRIQNADIRWELYPSTDEVLSLGVFAKRFDKPIERVYRAAGASSRFISYVNADQATNYGVELEARKGLGFLGRVGEPFLFFTNVTLMQSEIDLGASQAAATNQKRRMVGQAPYVLNTGLTYATRTGRGSATVLFNRTGDRIDAAGDLPLPDVIQVARNAVDVSVRFPVFGPLQGRFDARNLLDEPFKTQQGTVTREQWTVGRTFQLGFILRS; encoded by the coding sequence GTGGGGCGGGCTGGCGAACTTCAGCACGCTGATCGGCGGGCGCACGCGCCTGATGTTCAACAACACCTACAACCGCACAGCGGACAACGACGCACGCCGCGAGCGCGGGACGTTCGAGAACGAGGGGATCCGGGCGCAGATCGATCGCATGCAGTACGTCGAGCGCTCGATCCGCTCCAACCAGCTCGCCGCCGAACACCAGCTGGGCGGAACGCGCGTGGACTGGGCGCTCACGTCGTCCGGCGTCACGCGCGACGAGCCCGATCGCTCCGAGTTCATTTCCGTCATCGAGCAGGACACGCCGAACGGTCCGGAAAAGCTGCGCTGGCTCAACACCGGCAACGGCGGCGCCGTCCGCACCTTCTCCAAGCTCGACGAATCGTCGCGCGAGGCACGCGCGAACGTGCTGCACAACTTCACCTGGATGGGTCGCCAGCACTACGTGAAGGTCGGGGGACTGTCCGCGCGACCGAGCGTGATGCCAACACCCGCGCCTACGCCATCGCCGCCCCGCTCGCCTCCACCGCCATTCGCGAGCTTCCGGCGGAGCAGCTCTTCGCCCAGCCGTTCAGCGGCAACCGCAGCGGCATCTTCGAGATCTTCCCGCTGTCGCAGGGTGGTGCGTACAGCGCCAGCGACCGCCTGGCCGCCGGCTACCTCATGTCCGAAGTGGCGCTGAGCGAGCGCATCCGCCTCATCACGGGGGCGCGTTACGAACAGGATGCGCTCGATGTCGATGCGCAGTCCACGCTTGGGGCGCCGGTCGCCGCCCGTCGCGACTGGAAGGACGTTCTCCCCTCGGCCGCCCTGAACATCAAGCTCAGCGAGTACCAGAACCTGCGCATCTCGGCGTCACAGACGCTGGCCCGCCCGGAATATCGCGAGCTGGTCCCGATCAAGAGCCGCGACGTGCTCAACGGCGATGACCTCGAGGGCAACCCCAACCTCCAGCGCACGCGCATCCAGAACGCCGACATCCGCTGGGAACTGTATCCGTCGACCGATGAAGTCCTGAGCCTCGGCGTCTTCGCCAAGCGCTTCGACAAGCCGATCGAGCGTGTGTATCGCGCAGCCGGCGCCTCGTCCCGCTTCATCTCGTACGTCAACGCCGACCAGGCGACCAACTACGGTGTGGAGCTCGAGGCACGGAAGGGGCTGGGCTTCCTCGGCCGCGTCGGTGAGCCGTTCCTCTTCTTCACGAACGTCACGCTGATGCAGTCGGAGATCGATCTCGGCGCCTCGCAGGCGGCGGCGACCAACCAGAAGCGGCGCATGGTCGGTCAGGCCCCGTACGTGCTCAACACCGGGCTCACCTACGCCACGCGCACAGGCCGTGGCAGCGCGACGGTGCTGTTCAACCGCACGGGCGACCGGATCGATGCGGCGGGCGATCTTCCGCTCCCCGACGTGATCCAGGTGGCGCGCAATGCGGTCGACGTCTCGGTGCGCTTCCCCGTGTTTGGCCCGCTGCAGGGGCGGTTCGACGCGCGCAACCTGCTCGACGAGCCGTTCAAGACGCAGCAGGGCACGGTGACGCGCGAACAGTGGACGGTCGGTCGCACCTTCCAGCTGGGCTTCATCCTGCGGTCCTGA
- a CDS encoding response regulator produces MIARPATGGERVLVVDDEPDIVALVAYHLVKAGYRVSTASTGHDAVAQARQERPALMVLDLMLPGMSGFEVLEQLRAEESTRDIAVLMLTARKDEPDRIKGLSLGADDYLTKPFSPQELTLRVGAILRRMQQGQQQPGDTLRVGPIAIDRAAHRVAVDGRDIDLTPTEYKLLLTLAERRGRVQARAHLLETVWDAAPDIQTRTVDMHVQRLRTKLESAGELIETVRGFGYRLQAAQPRSA; encoded by the coding sequence ATGATCGCCCGCCCTGCGACCGGTGGCGAGCGCGTGCTCGTCGTGGACGACGAGCCGGACATCGTCGCGCTGGTCGCCTATCACCTCGTGAAGGCCGGCTATCGCGTCTCCACCGCCTCCACCGGCCACGACGCCGTGGCCCAGGCGCGGCAGGAACGCCCCGCACTCATGGTGCTCGACCTCATGCTCCCCGGCATGTCGGGGTTCGAGGTCCTCGAACAGCTGCGGGCCGAGGAGTCGACGCGCGACATCGCCGTCCTCATGCTCACCGCCCGCAAGGACGAGCCCGACCGCATCAAGGGGCTGTCGTTAGGTGCCGACGACTACCTCACCAAGCCCTTCTCCCCGCAGGAACTCACCCTGCGGGTCGGGGCGATCCTGCGGCGGATGCAGCAGGGGCAACAGCAGCCGGGTGACACCCTGCGCGTGGGGCCGATCGCCATCGACCGCGCGGCGCACCGCGTCGCCGTCGACGGCCGCGACATCGACCTCACCCCCACCGAGTACAAGCTCCTCCTCACCCTCGCCGAGCGGCGTGGACGCGTGCAGGCGCGCGCCCACCTCCTCGAGACCGTGTGGGACGCCGCCCCCGACATCCAGACGCGCACCGTGGACATGCACGTCCAACGACTCCGCACCAAGCTGGAGTCGGCCGGAGAACTCATCGAGACAGTCCGGGGCTTCGGGTATAGATTGCAGGCGGCCCAACCACGTAGTGCGTGA